One window of the Bradyrhizobium sp. NP1 genome contains the following:
- a CDS encoding DUF1488 domain-containing protein translates to MTLTQGRFIGYEYDRMIVLFSMLDDRREIPCAISTSAMDQLEGAVRVQASQREAQFMRLRERIEACADGKYRATELEGTPPGIILRSIDFRK, encoded by the coding sequence ATGACGCTCACGCAAGGCCGCTTCATCGGATACGAATACGACAGGATGATCGTCCTGTTCTCGATGCTCGACGATCGGAGGGAGATTCCCTGCGCGATCTCCACCTCCGCCATGGACCAGCTGGAAGGCGCGGTGCGCGTGCAAGCAAGCCAACGCGAGGCGCAGTTCATGCGGCTGCGCGAGCGCATCGAAGCCTGCGCCGACGGCAAATACCGGGCGACCGAGCTCGAGGGCACGCCTCCGGGGATCATCCTGCGCAGCATTGATTTCCGGAAATAG
- a CDS encoding GDSL-type esterase/lipase family protein, with amino-acid sequence MNRSTQYWMKAVLWAVAFFVSQAACVPASHAQIVALGASVVQGYGVSSGEAFPSQLEAMLHANGKNYSVSNQGISGDTTSGVLSRLDGAVPQGTRTVILLIGGNDVRRGATTEQARAGVNEIVARLKARNIRVIDAAPYYMAARGKGMVLPDGIHLTAAGQRYLASQLLPLIN; translated from the coding sequence GTGAATCGCTCCACGCAATACTGGATGAAAGCTGTTCTTTGGGCTGTTGCTTTTTTCGTTTCCCAGGCCGCCTGCGTTCCCGCTTCTCACGCGCAAATCGTTGCGCTCGGTGCCAGCGTCGTTCAAGGCTACGGGGTTTCTTCCGGCGAGGCTTTCCCGTCCCAGCTCGAGGCGATGCTCCACGCCAACGGCAAGAATTATTCCGTCAGCAACCAAGGGATCTCCGGCGACACGACCTCAGGCGTGCTGAGCAGGCTCGACGGCGCCGTGCCCCAGGGCACGCGCACCGTCATCCTGTTGATTGGCGGAAACGATGTCCGTCGCGGCGCAACGACCGAGCAGGCGAGGGCCGGGGTGAACGAGATTGTCGCACGGCTGAAGGCGCGGAACATTCGTGTGATCGACGCGGCTCCCTATTACATGGCCGCCAGAGGGAAGGGCATGGTTCTGCCGGATGGCATTCATCTGACCGCGGCGGGACAACGCTATCTCGCCAGCCAATTGCTGCCCTTGATCAATTGA
- a CDS encoding response regulator: MRILLVEDEPLVLMDIELQLHEAGYEVISVCDADSAITVLADGTIDVVLTDIDMPGSMDGLMLAEAVRSRWPPVEIVVMSGKRRPAREDLPLRARFIEKPLHTADLLNAVSVW; this comes from the coding sequence TTGAGAATACTCCTCGTCGAAGACGAGCCGCTCGTTCTCATGGATATCGAACTTCAGCTGCACGAGGCAGGATACGAGGTCATTTCGGTATGCGATGCGGACAGTGCGATCACGGTGCTCGCTGACGGCACGATTGATGTGGTCTTAACCGACATCGACATGCCCGGTTCCATGGACGGTCTTATGCTTGCTGAGGCGGTGCGGAGCCGCTGGCCGCCCGTCGAGATTGTGGTCATGTCGGGGAAGCGACGTCCGGCGCGCGAGGACCTTCCGTTACGGGCTCGCTTCATCGAGAAGCCTCTTCATACGGCAGACCTCCTCAACGCCGTGAGTGTGTGGTGA